One SAR324 cluster bacterium genomic region harbors:
- a CDS encoding glycosyltransferase family 39 protein: MMQVLKGVDLTSKKWIAGLFLLLFVIRLYHLDGPLVDRHSWNQISTAATIKYMTMDWKYLLYPTVDVYVAPGYESRVYAQEFPLYHIPATLLNQWTGHLEASARIVTIAFGMLGLWGWFLLSRKTAGDTVAWWTTLFWGFSPLNWFYQRAVMGDTSMVTGMIWGLYFFYLWLEQQQKKYLFYALLWTMATGLFKPFGLVIGVSYLALIVLRKNYWCFRRWEIYVVALLAWLPTLLWIAHALTLESGISEFADVNNMNQIRHPELLLQWEFYSTLIGPRLLDSLLTPWIGIFFIGSLFSLRVTAIRYHIPIAWMSGCLMYLVIVQHGNFQHEYYQLPFGPGLCLLAGLGFEQFLGKNMKYPMVQTWFARLMIVLFILHATAYFYRFSRYDEGSYATGRKIAELNDTPEARVLAWDIGSNKWNQMIYYSGLTGWCQNRELTPELLELYRQHGARWLGVNMLKETHYPTFRPLLEKIETAYPLVWKNDQYPDRYQRKTMSLIFDLQPDAGLP; encoded by the coding sequence ATGATGCAGGTATTGAAAGGCGTTGATCTTACATCAAAAAAATGGATAGCAGGATTGTTTCTGCTGCTGTTTGTGATCCGGTTGTACCATCTGGATGGTCCCCTTGTGGATCGGCATAGCTGGAATCAGATTTCGACCGCCGCCACGATCAAATACATGACCATGGACTGGAAATATCTGCTTTATCCCACGGTCGATGTTTACGTGGCACCCGGCTATGAAAGCCGGGTTTATGCCCAGGAATTTCCGCTTTATCACATCCCGGCGACCTTGCTGAACCAGTGGACAGGACACCTTGAAGCCTCTGCCAGGATCGTCACCATTGCTTTCGGGATGCTCGGCTTGTGGGGTTGGTTTCTGCTTTCACGTAAAACCGCAGGTGATACGGTCGCATGGTGGACCACCCTGTTCTGGGGGTTCTCTCCGCTCAACTGGTTTTATCAGCGGGCTGTGATGGGTGATACCAGCATGGTGACCGGCATGATCTGGGGCTTGTATTTCTTTTATCTCTGGCTGGAACAACAGCAAAAAAAGTATTTGTTTTATGCTCTGCTCTGGACAATGGCCACAGGGTTGTTCAAACCGTTCGGGTTGGTGATCGGCGTCAGTTATCTGGCACTCATTGTTTTAAGAAAAAATTACTGGTGTTTCCGTCGTTGGGAAATTTATGTCGTTGCCCTGCTGGCATGGCTACCAACCCTCTTGTGGATTGCCCATGCGCTGACCCTGGAATCAGGCATCAGTGAGTTTGCGGATGTCAACAACATGAACCAGATTCGGCATCCTGAACTTCTGCTTCAATGGGAATTCTATTCCACCCTGATCGGGCCTAGATTGCTGGATTCCCTGCTCACGCCCTGGATCGGCATTTTTTTTATCGGAAGTCTGTTTTCACTTCGTGTCACCGCTATTCGTTATCACATTCCCATCGCCTGGATGAGTGGCTGTCTGATGTATCTGGTCATTGTTCAGCATGGAAATTTTCAGCATGAATATTACCAGCTTCCTTTCGGTCCCGGACTATGTTTGCTGGCGGGACTGGGCTTTGAACAATTTCTGGGAAAAAACATGAAATATCCAATGGTCCAGACATGGTTTGCCCGACTGATGATTGTATTGTTCATCCTGCATGCAACAGCCTATTTTTATCGCTTCTCACGGTATGACGAAGGCAGCTATGCAACAGGCAGGAAAATCGCGGAACTGAATGACACCCCCGAGGCTCGTGTGCTGGCATGGGATATTGGTTCTAACAAATGGAATCAGATGATTTATTATTCCGGTTTGACGGGCTGGTGCCAGAACAGGGAACTCACGCCGGAACTGCTGGAATTATATCGTCAGCATGGAGCACGCTGGCTCGGAGTCAACATGCTGAAGGAAACCCATTATCCCACCTTCCGCCCCCTGCTTGAAAAAATTGAGACCGCCTATCCACTGGTATGGAAAAATGATCAGTATCCTGATCGTTATCAGCGGAAAACAATGTCGCTGATCTTTGATCTTCAACCGGATGCGGGGTTGCCTTGA
- a CDS encoding LysM peptidoglycan-binding domain-containing protein yields the protein MQSKILICLVFFLFLQAMPVHSADEDVLFPRSQIIKIQVYFWKKIFTEIKVDEGVFHDSELVLPIYRKISLTGLSNREANSQIKQARQEIQEKLSDLAQALERGWNLTASQQELLDKFYVGITPDELRQSMDRIRFQGGLMERFRQGIIRSGAYLPFIQATLHEQRLPLALGYIPHVESSFNLMSHSKTGAKGIWQFVYSTGREYMRVTPYVDERKDPFTSSKASARLLKKNFELLNSWPLAITAYNHGPNGLKRIVETMGTDELGHLIRHYKSRSFNFASKNFYAEIMAAWDVAANYRQYFGELDLDEPIYFQTVRLSHAMSLTSLTALLNYSREEILNLNPALQFPVSQGYVPIPDYYPVKLPYHPSGIQFNPDLARDTEAQVVSSEPRSVVVRSGDTLFGLARANNLTVEELAQLNGIPMDNPVIYPGTTLNLPAVSNEISVEISSRSPLTRYVQVGSGDTLKRIARTYNVDIDDLMTENRITREDSLFPGQSLKLPGKWLPYLKELETTARIRKRVVQRGDSLYSIAVESGISLSKLMQANGLTHTSVIYPGQELVISL from the coding sequence ATGCAGTCAAAAATTTTGATATGTCTGGTATTTTTTCTGTTTCTTCAAGCCATGCCCGTACATTCCGCGGATGAAGATGTTTTATTTCCCAGATCCCAGATCATAAAAATTCAGGTTTATTTCTGGAAAAAGATATTCACTGAGATCAAGGTCGATGAAGGCGTGTTTCATGACAGTGAACTGGTGTTGCCCATCTATCGCAAAATTTCATTGACCGGACTGAGCAACCGTGAGGCCAACTCCCAAATCAAACAGGCCCGGCAGGAAATTCAGGAAAAGCTGAGTGATCTGGCCCAGGCACTGGAACGTGGCTGGAATCTTACCGCCTCGCAACAGGAACTGCTGGACAAATTCTATGTCGGCATCACACCGGATGAACTCCGGCAATCCATGGACCGCATCCGGTTTCAGGGTGGTTTGATGGAACGGTTTAGGCAGGGAATCATCCGATCAGGCGCATACCTGCCCTTTATTCAGGCCACGTTGCATGAACAGCGATTGCCGTTGGCTCTGGGCTATATTCCGCATGTGGAGTCCTCGTTCAACCTGATGTCTCATTCAAAAACCGGTGCGAAAGGCATTTGGCAGTTTGTCTACAGTACGGGTCGTGAATACATGAGAGTCACCCCCTATGTGGATGAACGTAAAGATCCTTTCACTTCCAGCAAGGCCTCAGCCAGATTGCTCAAGAAAAACTTTGAATTGCTGAATTCCTGGCCCCTGGCAATCACAGCCTACAATCATGGACCAAACGGACTTAAACGGATTGTTGAGACCATGGGGACTGATGAACTGGGACACCTGATCCGGCATTATAAAAGTCGCAGTTTCAATTTTGCCAGCAAGAACTTTTATGCTGAAATCATGGCGGCCTGGGATGTGGCCGCCAATTACCGTCAATATTTTGGTGAACTGGATCTGGATGAACCCATCTATTTTCAGACCGTCAGGCTGTCCCATGCGATGTCACTGACCAGTTTAACCGCCTTGCTGAACTATTCACGTGAAGAGATTCTAAACCTCAATCCGGCACTCCAGTTTCCTGTTTCTCAGGGGTATGTCCCCATTCCGGATTATTATCCGGTCAAACTGCCCTACCATCCTTCAGGAATCCAGTTCAATCCGGACCTGGCAAGGGATACCGAAGCTCAAGTCGTGAGCAGTGAACCTCGAAGCGTGGTCGTTCGTTCCGGGGACACCCTGTTTGGCCTTGCACGAGCTAATAACCTCACGGTGGAAGAACTGGCGCAACTGAATGGAATTCCTATGGATAATCCTGTCATCTATCCGGGAACAACACTCAACCTTCCTGCGGTTTCAAATGAAATTTCTGTAGAAATTTCTTCACGATCCCCGTTGACCCGATATGTTCAGGTTGGCTCTGGAGACACGCTGAAGCGCATTGCCAGGACGTATAATGTGGATATCGACGATCTCATGACTGAAAACCGCATCACCCGGGAAGACAGCCTTTTTCCGGGGCAATCTCTGAAATTGCCAGGGAAATGGTTGCCTTATCTGAAAGAACTTGAAACCACTGCCAGAATCCGCAAACGGGTTGTTCAGCGTGGTGACAGTCTGTATAGCATTGCCGTGGAAAGCGGAATCTCTCTGAGTAAACTCATGCAGGCCAATGGGCTGACACACACCTCTGTGATTTATCCCGGGCAGGAATTGGTGATCAGTCTGTAA
- a CDS encoding tetratricopeptide repeat protein yields MICLPLWAGCTVNTPAIHGDESQSILTAIRIYPSHWLGYLRLSQYFQQQREWNKAIAVLENAREVVSDTTPVMSALGRLYQTVGQKNQALSLFNQLLEQDPQNSVILFERGQFFLRMGRVVEAIKDLEKSINMNPDFFDPHLVLGILRINLKQVDEGLVLLIKAAEIEPRHPELWHQLSLAWQEKKDWPKAKNAMWEALQLNQEHYFYLQSYVSILEHLEFTESVSTEMENILETMLTLFPEDAWTHAHYGNMALVQNKYDVAETYLKQSLKFRDDYAWAWFRLGLLSLAKENPDQAISLLVRGLAYEPDNAWAYKQLGDIYLRQQKMDDAIRVYQKLLTLPEKEPGLYLQLSQLYWSELNFNNVEATLNNGLKVFPDSIELLREIAKFYEFNQRWSEARKTYQQLLKMNPRDLGVLGKLGMLEKKDQHYGESKTYFKKILELQPDNVWAHIELIYTVLEDDQDQEAEQQLVQFILKHPEAEWGYVQLGLLKFRLKQWPEAEYVLSTGLKKFPKSGWLAQARGLVFEATGQWEQSLFWLKKAQESRPGELLLLTRQSHVYARMGQTGMAEKLLKQFMSSTDWHLWEWFHLLTLQPETAQAAWLGKRYAEFIPVFQIMLDHDYAKARYLMSQSGLQPDELQGLETLQKILDGQTPTILNYRGSASWLLFLQGSVAEMNQQFAQALTIYQKLLLQFPFDPWLHQRLGVLNEKLKNYKQSAEQYAAFLKTFPESTWGQFRLAVVQGLQGQEMSAIDIYEKILARQTNHSPSLNNLAWLYLTGTSAKPSRKDRALELALQAVELDESDDNLDTLAEAYFQSGNIDMALQTIKKAILRSDTRSGKFDYFLTQYQRFRLEQADSLPAVYMDP; encoded by the coding sequence ATGATATGCCTCCCCCTATGGGCTGGCTGTACTGTCAACACCCCAGCCATACACGGCGATGAAAGCCAAAGCATCCTCACAGCTATCCGGATTTACCCCTCCCACTGGCTCGGCTATTTGAGACTGTCCCAATATTTTCAGCAACAGCGCGAATGGAACAAGGCCATTGCCGTGCTTGAAAACGCCCGGGAAGTTGTTTCGGACACCACCCCTGTCATGAGCGCGCTGGGAAGGCTTTATCAAACCGTTGGTCAGAAGAATCAGGCCTTGAGTCTGTTCAATCAACTGCTGGAACAGGATCCGCAAAATTCGGTTATTCTCTTTGAACGCGGACAGTTTTTCCTCAGAATGGGTCGTGTGGTGGAGGCGATCAAAGATCTGGAGAAATCCATCAACATGAATCCTGATTTTTTTGATCCACATCTGGTTTTAGGGATCCTGCGTATCAATCTGAAGCAGGTTGACGAAGGGTTGGTTTTGCTGATCAAGGCCGCGGAAATAGAACCAAGGCATCCGGAACTCTGGCATCAACTCAGTCTGGCATGGCAGGAAAAAAAAGATTGGCCCAAAGCCAAAAACGCCATGTGGGAAGCTCTCCAACTCAATCAGGAACATTATTTTTATTTGCAGTCTTACGTGAGCATTCTGGAACATCTCGAATTTACTGAATCCGTGTCCACGGAGATGGAAAATATTCTGGAAACCATGCTGACACTGTTTCCTGAAGATGCCTGGACTCATGCGCATTATGGCAATATGGCGCTTGTCCAGAACAAATATGACGTCGCTGAAACATATCTGAAGCAAAGCCTGAAATTCCGGGACGATTACGCCTGGGCCTGGTTCCGGCTGGGATTGCTTTCCCTGGCAAAAGAAAATCCCGATCAGGCTATTTCACTGTTGGTCAGAGGATTGGCCTACGAACCTGACAACGCCTGGGCTTACAAACAACTGGGAGACATTTACTTACGGCAACAAAAAATGGATGACGCGATACGGGTGTATCAAAAGTTGCTGACTCTACCGGAAAAAGAACCGGGTCTGTATCTTCAATTGAGTCAGTTGTACTGGTCAGAACTCAACTTCAACAATGTGGAAGCCACACTGAATAACGGCCTCAAGGTTTTTCCAGATTCTATCGAATTACTGCGGGAAATAGCAAAGTTTTATGAGTTCAACCAACGCTGGTCGGAAGCCCGGAAAACATATCAGCAACTCCTTAAAATGAACCCCAGGGATCTTGGCGTTCTGGGAAAACTGGGAATGCTGGAAAAGAAAGATCAGCACTATGGGGAAAGTAAAACGTATTTCAAAAAAATTCTGGAATTGCAACCCGACAATGTCTGGGCCCATATTGAACTGATTTATACTGTTTTGGAAGATGATCAGGATCAGGAAGCAGAACAGCAACTTGTGCAGTTCATCCTCAAACATCCCGAGGCGGAATGGGGCTATGTTCAACTGGGATTGCTGAAATTCCGTCTCAAACAATGGCCCGAAGCGGAGTATGTCCTCAGCACAGGTTTGAAAAAGTTTCCCAAATCCGGGTGGTTGGCTCAGGCGCGGGGACTCGTGTTTGAAGCGACCGGACAATGGGAGCAATCCTTGTTCTGGCTGAAGAAGGCTCAGGAGTCGCGTCCCGGCGAACTGCTGTTGTTGACACGACAGAGTCACGTTTATGCCAGAATGGGACAAACCGGGATGGCTGAAAAACTGCTGAAACAATTCATGTCCAGCACAGACTGGCATTTGTGGGAATGGTTTCATCTGCTGACACTCCAGCCTGAAACGGCACAAGCGGCCTGGCTGGGTAAACGCTATGCGGAGTTCATCCCTGTTTTTCAAATCATGCTGGATCATGATTATGCGAAAGCAAGATATCTGATGAGCCAATCCGGCCTGCAACCGGACGAGCTTCAGGGATTGGAAACATTGCAGAAAATCCTGGATGGCCAAACCCCGACAATCCTCAATTATCGGGGTTCGGCTTCATGGCTGTTGTTTCTGCAAGGGTCCGTGGCAGAAATGAACCAGCAATTTGCCCAAGCCCTGACCATTTATCAGAAACTGCTGCTTCAATTTCCCTTTGATCCCTGGTTGCATCAACGCCTGGGAGTCCTCAATGAAAAATTGAAAAATTACAAACAAAGTGCTGAGCAATATGCCGCGTTTTTGAAAACCTTTCCTGAATCCACGTGGGGACAGTTTCGTCTGGCCGTTGTGCAGGGATTACAGGGACAGGAAATGAGCGCGATTGACATCTACGAAAAAATTCTGGCACGCCAAACAAATCATTCTCCCAGTCTGAACAACCTCGCCTGGCTTTATCTGACAGGGACGAGCGCCAAACCTTCAAGGAAAGATCGTGCGCTGGAACTGGCCTTGCAGGCCGTGGAACTGGACGAATCCGATGACAATCTGGACACGCTGGCTGAAGCCTATTTTCAGTCAGGTAATATTGACATGGCCCTACAGACGATAAAAAAAGCCATTCTCCGGAGCGACACACGGTCTGGAAAATTTGATTATTTCCTCACACAGTATCAGCGGTTCCGTCTTGAACAGGCTGATTCCCTGCCAGCAGTTTATATGGATCCCTGA
- a CDS encoding B12-binding domain-containing radical SAM protein, which translates to MPKIVFIQPKFTAVKLDRNIKTIFPLGFGYLAAYVPEHWDVSIVDEQIETIDFDMAVDVVGLSTTTLTINRAYEVATEFRKRGVTVFLGGVHVSMCPDEAQPFCDAVCIGDGEQVIAQMLTDFENKCLQKVYNHKSGMHSLDGIRFPRYELFKPGYSFLPFSTSRGCPFDCNFCSINKFYDGKYRKRDVEEVITDLKRIPKGYDTLFITDGNMYGYSKSDASRFKEICRRMAEERRKGSFNFKQFTCYASVNALQDDEALDLAAAAGCRLLSIGFESINPDSLKDMNKVMNLKIGVDKYPELIANAQKRKIMVLGEILLGSDSDDMRVLEETRKFVQIAGFDILRLQILQPFPGTETFEQLKREGRLHLKQFPEDWQKITDHFIMGVHYDLKKMDTLEFLHAVKEIGMDFYSLKNIAKRALSTLTTTQSIKECARIMVINLKSRKSYVNEDVTLWKIPEKTPEPV; encoded by the coding sequence ATGCCTAAAATTGTGTTCATTCAACCCAAATTCACTGCCGTGAAACTGGACCGGAACATCAAGACCATTTTTCCACTGGGGTTTGGCTATCTCGCCGCCTATGTCCCGGAACATTGGGATGTCTCCATTGTTGATGAGCAGATTGAAACGATTGATTTCGACATGGCGGTGGATGTGGTCGGATTATCCACCACGACGTTGACCATCAACCGAGCCTATGAAGTCGCCACAGAATTCAGAAAACGGGGGGTGACGGTGTTTCTTGGCGGAGTGCATGTGTCGATGTGCCCTGACGAAGCCCAACCATTTTGTGACGCTGTGTGTATCGGTGATGGCGAACAGGTGATTGCGCAGATGTTGACGGACTTTGAAAACAAATGTCTGCAAAAAGTTTATAATCACAAAAGCGGGATGCATTCTCTGGATGGCATCAGATTTCCGCGTTATGAGCTGTTCAAACCCGGATATTCATTTTTGCCGTTTTCAACCAGTCGCGGGTGTCCCTTTGACTGCAATTTTTGCTCGATCAACAAGTTTTATGATGGCAAATACCGGAAACGGGATGTGGAAGAAGTGATCACCGATCTGAAACGGATTCCCAAAGGCTATGACACCCTGTTTATTACGGATGGCAACATGTATGGCTATTCCAAAAGTGACGCTTCCCGGTTCAAGGAAATCTGCCGGAGAATGGCCGAAGAACGCAGGAAAGGCAGTTTCAATTTCAAGCAGTTCACCTGTTACGCCTCGGTGAATGCACTGCAGGATGATGAAGCTCTCGATCTGGCCGCGGCCGCAGGGTGCAGGCTGTTGTCGATCGGCTTTGAATCAATCAATCCTGATTCCCTCAAAGACATGAACAAGGTGATGAATCTGAAGATTGGTGTGGATAAATATCCTGAACTCATTGCGAATGCCCAGAAACGTAAAATCATGGTTCTGGGCGAGATCCTGCTGGGAAGCGATTCTGATGACATGCGGGTGCTGGAAGAAACCAGAAAATTTGTTCAAATCGCGGGCTTTGATATTTTGCGTCTCCAGATTCTTCAGCCTTTTCCCGGAACCGAAACATTTGAACAGTTGAAACGGGAAGGGCGCCTGCATCTCAAACAATTTCCGGAAGACTGGCAGAAAATCACTGACCATTTCATCATGGGTGTGCATTATGATCTGAAAAAAATGGATACCCTGGAATTTCTCCATGCCGTCAAAGAGATCGGTATGGATTTTTATTCCCTCAAAAATATCGCGAAAAGAGCGTTGAGCACCCTGACTACCACCCAAAGCATCAAAGAATGCGCGCGGATCATGGTCATCAATCTGAAATCCAGAAAGTCCTATGTGAATGAGGATGTCACTCTTTGGAAAATTCCTGAGAAAACCCCTGAACCGGTGTAG